One Bradyrhizobium sp. CCGB12 genomic window carries:
- a CDS encoding CoA ester lyase, which produces MSATRSPSMRSKLFVPGSRPELFDKAWQSAADAISFDLEDAVAEDRKIEARGYVTRALEHRTTAGKVVIVRINPWGEPFFADDLEAVVRPGLDIVNLPKVESAETILETARLLDRLERENGISRRVGILANIETSRGLRVAAEISLSHERVIGLQLGFGDLFEPLGIERTPLALAPVRLAVRLAAAEAGIDAFDGAFVGVADGEAFRMDAEAGRALGLAGKSCIHPSQIDIANAVFFPRDAEVENARRIVAKAEEMLARGVGAFMVDGVMADGPFIDRARAVLRIAEGAAHHA; this is translated from the coding sequence ATGTCTGCTACCCGTTCCCCGTCGATGCGAAGCAAGCTCTTCGTACCGGGTTCCCGTCCCGAGTTGTTCGACAAAGCGTGGCAATCGGCCGCCGACGCAATCTCTTTTGATCTCGAAGATGCCGTCGCGGAAGACCGTAAGATCGAAGCGCGCGGCTACGTCACCAGGGCGCTTGAACATCGCACAACGGCGGGAAAGGTTGTGATTGTCCGCATCAATCCCTGGGGCGAGCCTTTCTTTGCCGATGATCTTGAGGCGGTCGTGCGACCCGGCCTCGACATCGTCAATCTCCCGAAGGTCGAAAGTGCCGAAACGATCCTGGAGACGGCGCGGCTGCTCGATCGGCTAGAGCGCGAGAACGGTATCAGCCGCCGCGTCGGCATTCTCGCCAATATCGAAACATCGCGCGGCCTGCGTGTGGCGGCCGAGATCTCGCTGTCCCATGAGCGGGTGATCGGCTTGCAGCTCGGTTTCGGCGATCTGTTCGAACCGCTTGGAATCGAGCGCACTCCACTTGCGCTGGCGCCGGTGCGCCTGGCTGTTCGGCTTGCTGCTGCCGAAGCCGGTATCGACGCCTTTGACGGAGCATTCGTCGGCGTGGCAGATGGCGAAGCGTTCCGGATGGATGCTGAAGCTGGCCGCGCGCTAGGTCTTGCGGGAAAGAGTTGCATCCATCCCAGTCAGATCGACATCGCCAACGCGGTATTCTTTCCGCGCGACGCGGAAGTCGAAAATGCGCGGCGTATCGTCGCCAAAGCCGAAGAGATGCTCGCGCGCGGTGTCGGGGCGTTCATGGTCGATGGCGTCATGGCCGATGGACCATTTATCGACCGGGCCCGCGCCGTGCTGAGAATCGCCGAAGGGGCGGCCCACCATGCCTGA
- a CDS encoding CaiB/BaiF CoA-transferase family protein — protein sequence MPETMKTERAMPAAAGPLKGLRVIDCATLFAGPIISTLMGDFGADVIKIEHPSGDPLRNMGAKKEGHGLWWKTTGRNKRCIALDLKTAEDAEIFKAMIIDADILVENFRTGTLESWGLGWDVLSKINPRLVMVRVTGFGQTGPYSRRAGFGTLAEAMSGFAHITGQPDGPPTLPPFGLADGIAAYYGCFASMFAIYERDIGGSGKGQYIDLAIYEPIFALLGPQPIIFDQLGVIQNRTGNRSVNNAPRNAYRTREGRWVALSAATPSIVKRVLDLTGGPGTADDPRFQTNLDRIKHVEEIDRIVGGWIAKHDLSQVLETFERVEAAIAPIYDVEQIFGDQQYIARNSVVSVPDEDLGPVRMQNVFPVMSRTPGAIRRTGARIDQDRDEIIDELRAAGRLPAQGEDRA from the coding sequence ATGCCTGAAACGATGAAAACCGAACGGGCCATGCCTGCAGCCGCAGGCCCTCTGAAGGGTCTACGCGTCATTGATTGCGCAACGCTGTTCGCGGGACCGATCATCTCAACGCTGATGGGCGATTTCGGGGCGGACGTCATCAAGATCGAGCACCCGAGCGGCGATCCGTTACGGAACATGGGCGCCAAAAAAGAAGGGCACGGCCTATGGTGGAAGACTACAGGGCGCAACAAGCGTTGCATCGCGCTCGATTTGAAGACCGCCGAGGACGCCGAGATATTCAAGGCGATGATCATCGACGCAGATATTCTCGTGGAAAATTTCAGAACCGGCACGCTGGAAAGTTGGGGGCTTGGCTGGGATGTGCTCTCGAAGATCAATCCCCGGCTTGTGATGGTGAGGGTGACCGGGTTCGGTCAGACTGGTCCGTATAGCCGACGTGCCGGGTTCGGCACGCTGGCCGAGGCGATGTCCGGCTTCGCTCATATCACGGGTCAGCCCGATGGCCCGCCGACTTTACCGCCATTTGGGCTCGCCGACGGCATCGCGGCTTATTACGGCTGCTTCGCCTCGATGTTCGCGATTTACGAACGTGACATCGGCGGCAGCGGCAAGGGTCAGTATATTGATCTAGCCATTTACGAACCAATCTTTGCCTTGCTGGGACCGCAGCCTATCATCTTCGACCAACTCGGTGTGATCCAGAACCGCACTGGAAATCGTTCGGTCAACAACGCTCCGCGCAATGCATATCGCACGCGTGAGGGGCGCTGGGTGGCGCTATCGGCGGCGACGCCCAGCATCGTCAAGCGCGTGCTCGACCTGACGGGTGGTCCGGGTACGGCGGATGATCCGCGCTTCCAGACCAACCTCGACCGCATCAAGCATGTCGAGGAGATCGACCGGATCGTCGGTGGCTGGATCGCCAAACATGATTTGTCCCAAGTCCTCGAGACGTTCGAGCGCGTCGAGGCAGCGATTGCGCCAATCTACGATGTCGAGCAGATCTTCGGGGATCAGCAATATATAGCGCGAAACTCTGTGGTCTCGGTGCCCGACGAGGATCTCGGCCCGGTGCGGATGCAGAACGTCTTCCCGGTGATGTCGCGCACGCCCGGCGCGATCCGTCGCACCGGCGCACGGATCGACCAGGATCGCGACGAGATCATTGATGAGTTGCGGGCCGCAGGCCGGCTCCCGGCACAGGGAGAGGACAGAGCATGA
- a CDS encoding polysaccharide deacetylase family protein, giving the protein MNFAINYEEGSEYSVPDGCDRTELGLAEAPGGRVPAGQRDLAFETMYEYGSRVGIWRLFDLFQERQLPATVFGCALALERNQQVAEAIAASNFDVCCHGWRWEEHFRLSEEEERERIARAVASIKRTTGERPFGWYCRFGPSENTRRLIVEEGGFRYDSDAYNDELPYWVEVERKTHLVVPYTMDANDGKFAAPSGFSAPEDFEGYLKSAFDQLYAEGAEKPGLMSIGLHPRITGRPARARALANVLDHILKHDRVWVCRRLDVAEHWHAHHAPSEAGR; this is encoded by the coding sequence GTGAATTTTGCGATCAACTATGAGGAAGGGTCGGAATACAGCGTTCCAGACGGCTGTGATCGTACCGAGCTTGGCCTCGCCGAGGCCCCGGGTGGGCGGGTGCCGGCCGGACAGCGCGACCTCGCCTTCGAGACCATGTACGAGTATGGCAGCCGGGTCGGAATCTGGCGGCTGTTCGATCTATTCCAGGAACGGCAGTTGCCAGCAACGGTTTTTGGCTGTGCCCTCGCGCTCGAGCGCAATCAGCAGGTAGCGGAGGCCATCGCTGCTTCGAATTTCGATGTCTGTTGTCATGGCTGGCGTTGGGAAGAGCATTTCCGCCTTAGCGAAGAGGAAGAGCGAGAGCGCATCGCGCGCGCGGTTGCTTCGATCAAGCGCACGACCGGCGAGCGGCCGTTCGGCTGGTATTGTCGTTTCGGGCCGAGCGAGAATACGCGTCGCCTTATCGTCGAGGAGGGCGGCTTTCGTTACGATTCGGACGCCTACAATGACGAACTGCCCTATTGGGTCGAGGTCGAGCGCAAGACCCATCTTGTCGTGCCCTACACGATGGATGCCAATGACGGAAAGTTTGCAGCTCCCTCCGGCTTCTCCGCGCCCGAGGATTTTGAGGGCTATCTGAAGTCGGCTTTCGACCAGCTTTATGCGGAAGGTGCCGAGAAGCCTGGGCTGATGTCGATCGGCCTTCACCCGCGCATTACCGGGCGGCCGGCAAGGGCGCGAGCTCTGGCGAACGTCCTCGATCATATCCTCAAGCATGACCGCGTCTGGGTCTGCAGGCGCCTCGATGTCGCCGAGCACTGGCACGCCCACCACGCGCCCTCCGAGGCTGGCCGATGA
- a CDS encoding isochorismatase family protein, translating to MNDTTGTQIWDSYLGEADRAVLARGRFAQRMGFGARPAIVVIDAQRYMVGERGIRDERYPSSCGEIGWAAVDRIAAILDAGREAGVPVFLTRFALDASGNDIGVYGRKRAFMKERDDWCIDGTMGAELLPEVGPKPGDIVFVKKKPSGFHGTPLLGYLIERNIDTVIVLGGATSNCVRATVFDAASYNYRAIVPADAVFDRLPISHAISLFDMDRQFADVTDAAAVIARLQKHSKGDRQ from the coding sequence ATGAACGACACAACCGGCACGCAAATCTGGGATAGCTATTTGGGTGAGGCCGACCGCGCCGTATTGGCGAGGGGGCGGTTTGCGCAGCGGATGGGTTTCGGCGCCCGGCCGGCGATCGTAGTCATCGACGCGCAACGCTACATGGTCGGCGAGCGCGGCATTCGCGACGAACGCTATCCTTCATCCTGCGGCGAAATTGGATGGGCGGCAGTCGATCGGATCGCGGCCATCCTGGACGCCGGACGAGAGGCAGGCGTTCCGGTGTTTCTGACCCGGTTCGCCCTCGACGCCAGCGGCAATGATATTGGTGTTTATGGTCGCAAGCGCGCCTTCATGAAGGAGCGCGATGACTGGTGCATCGACGGAACGATGGGCGCCGAACTGCTGCCCGAAGTCGGACCCAAGCCAGGCGATATCGTCTTCGTGAAGAAAAAACCCAGTGGTTTCCACGGGACGCCACTGCTCGGTTATCTAATCGAGCGCAATATCGACACCGTGATCGTGCTCGGCGGTGCGACCAGTAATTGCGTGCGCGCCACCGTCTTCGACGCCGCTTCCTACAATTATCGCGCGATCGTTCCGGCCGACGCGGTGTTCGACCGGTTGCCGATCTCGCACGCGATCAGCCTCTTCGACATGGATCGGCAATTCGCCGACGTGACGGATGCGGCCGCAGTCATTGCCAGACTTCAGAAACACAGCAAGGGGGATAGACAATGA
- a CDS encoding ABC transporter substrate-binding protein has protein sequence MKRLVLTALVLAASTLSASAQETWRIGALYPLTGGLALLGNENLNGARIAVDMINEKGGIAGKKVELVQGDASTPDKAQSEAERLSSLENLQIITGTYSSGLSYAASQVVERRGGLYWETGGIADGLTKRGFSGYFRLVFTASSNGQLAANLAASAIAPRLGKKPADLTVLIVHEDSDYGTSVATAAETKAKDLGFKVAGRLPYKAATTDLAPLVLRMKASSADIVIASSYANDALLIQRQMKQLGVNVGAFIGTGGIYGLASFGEGLGSAVNGIFDTEGSAGINPASLSDEARTLLAEFQKRFQASQGKAPSYVGTQGFVGTYILLDKVLRTAGATDPVKLKDAALALDIPAGGTSLGWGVKFARPGSEMQGQNERSFPVAQQWQDGKLVVVAPDNLKTGDPVLVPLQTWDKR, from the coding sequence ATGAAACGTCTTGTATTGACGGCTCTCGTGTTGGCTGCCTCGACTTTGTCCGCGAGCGCGCAAGAGACGTGGCGCATCGGCGCACTCTACCCGCTGACAGGCGGCCTGGCGCTGCTCGGCAATGAAAACCTCAATGGCGCGCGTATCGCCGTTGACATGATCAACGAGAAAGGCGGCATCGCCGGCAAGAAAGTCGAACTCGTCCAGGGCGACGCCTCGACCCCCGACAAGGCGCAGTCGGAGGCTGAGCGCCTGTCCTCGCTTGAGAATTTGCAGATCATCACGGGTACCTATTCGAGCGGACTGTCTTACGCCGCAAGCCAGGTGGTAGAGCGCCGCGGCGGGCTCTACTGGGAGACCGGCGGCATTGCCGACGGTTTGACCAAGCGCGGTTTCAGCGGCTATTTCCGCCTCGTGTTCACGGCGAGCTCGAACGGTCAGCTTGCCGCCAATCTCGCTGCGAGCGCCATCGCGCCGCGTCTAGGCAAGAAGCCTGCTGATCTCACCGTGCTCATCGTGCACGAAGATTCGGATTACGGTACCTCGGTTGCGACCGCGGCCGAGACCAAGGCTAAGGACCTCGGCTTCAAGGTCGCTGGGCGTCTGCCATACAAGGCCGCGACCACCGATCTCGCCCCGCTCGTGCTGCGTATGAAAGCGAGCAGCGCCGACATCGTCATCGCCTCGTCCTATGCCAATGATGCACTCCTGATCCAGCGCCAGATGAAGCAACTCGGCGTCAATGTCGGGGCTTTCATCGGTACTGGCGGCATTTACGGTCTGGCGAGCTTCGGTGAAGGATTGGGGAGCGCCGTCAATGGAATCTTCGACACCGAGGGATCGGCGGGCATCAATCCCGCATCCCTCTCGGACGAGGCGCGGACGCTGCTCGCCGAGTTCCAGAAGCGCTTCCAGGCCAGTCAGGGCAAGGCGCCATCCTACGTCGGCACCCAGGGGTTTGTCGGCACCTACATCTTGCTCGACAAGGTGCTCCGCACGGCCGGCGCGACGGATCCAGTCAAGCTGAAGGACGCCGCGCTTGCGCTCGACATTCCCGCCGGCGGCACTTCGCTCGGCTGGGGCGTCAAATTTGCCAGGCCGGGTAGCGAGATGCAGGGGCAGAACGAGCGTTCGTTCCCGGTCGCTCAGCAATGGCAGGATGGAAAGCTCGTCGTGGTGGCGCCGGACAACCTCAAGACCGGCGATCCGGTGCTGGTGCCGCTCCAGACCTGGGACAAGCGCTGA